A region of the Vanrija pseudolonga chromosome 2, complete sequence genome:
CAGTCCACCTCAAGGGCGTTCTTACCGAGGCACCTCTGGACGCCAATGCGCGCAAACAGCGCCGCCTGACCGAGGTGCGCCGCAAGCGTGTGGAGACCAAGGAgaagcgccgcgaggccgccgccaagctcgagcagaAGCTGCGAGCCGAGTTTAGGGCCGAGGGACGGACACACCCCAAGATCGGGCGCAAGGAGCGTATCGCGATCAAGGCTGGCGAACGGGCGGCCAAGTTTGCCGCTAAGCAGGAAgcgaaggagaagaaggctgcGGAGGCATCAAACCCCCAGCCGAAGGAGAAGCGTGCCGGCGAGCCCCTCGTCCAGTCCAAGGCGaagcgcgccaaggccgaggccaaggccaaggcggtGGACAAGGCGAgggccgccgcgaccaccaccgcccagtAGAACCCATGTGCATTGATAAACGGCAAGGACAGCATCCCCGTGCCTGTATGTATTCTACCATCCTATATGATATAGTCTGGGCGTGCCCGCTGTGACGGCGGGACCAGCGTCAAGCGCGAGACGTCCGGCCAACCCGCCGTCATATCTGGCATCTCTTGTGGCCCAGCAAGGATGTAGTCGAGGTCTGACGAGTCGGGCccctgcgcgacgagccagcggccGCGGTCGGCCTCTTCGCTCTCGGTGCCGGGATAGCTCGCAAGGGGGAGGATGAGGCGGAAGCTGGCGTCAGTGCAGCCACTGAGTAGTCCACTCACGCGTCCTTGCCGTTCGAGTAGAACCGGTGCAGGCGTTTCTCGCGCACAAAGCCGAGCTTCTCATACAGCGTGAGGGACGGGTTGTTGTCAAACTCTGTTTCGAGCACGATCTGGGGTGGTGCGTGAGCACGAGCCTCGAGTCAAGCAGCTCACCTCTTGCGCTCCGCGCGCCTCCATCTCGTCAatggccagctcgacgagccgcctTGCGATCCCCCGCCGTCTCCACGCGCGCTGCACGCTCAGCATGCCGATGTAGCCCCTGTTCGTGCGCTCGCGGTGCGTGTCCTGCTTGCAGATGATGGTGGCGATGGGTGTGGGGTCCGACGCGGAGGGGTAGACCTAGCGAGGGTGTCAGCGGGAAGTGTCCTGCCACTGTCGCGCCGGACGCACAAAGAACGTGAGGTGTGGCCTGGGTCCGTCAGCGCTGTCTGTCCacgacgccacgccacgacgacgcaccaCTCGGAGAGAAAGTACCGGAAGGTGTACACTGCCGTCAGCTATgctccagcgccgcgcccgcacCATTATATCTGCGCTCGTCAGTGTTGTGTCTCCGCCGACTCGGGCTCGCGACTCACGGCTCGctcagctcctcctcgcacAGCCGCGTGATGTGCCCGAGGTCGGTGTCCTCGTCCCGGAAGGTGCGCACGGCGAGGGTATCCCCGCGTCTGTCGATGAACGGGGAtgtgggcgctggcgctggcgatGGCACtgctggcgtcgaggggcccgcgacggcgcctGGTATGCTCTCTGCCATGCTGTTGTGTTTATTGTCGAAATGTCGAGTGCCGCGTCAGCGATATGATGAAGTGAGTAGCCGGGCCAAAGTTGAATTATTCCTTGGCCAGGTCGGTGGACCAACCTCCACTGCAAGTGTTTCACCGGCACAACCGACATCCAaaacggcggcgggcacaaTGGCGACCATCTCAAGTCACAACATCCCCCATCATCCCACCGCCATGGAGCCCAACGGCGACACAGCTGGCGCAGCATCGCCGTTCGCAGACGTCcgcctcgcggtcgacgcatacacgctcgactcggccgccgGCAAGCGGCGGTTGAGGCAGATCGAGCACGACGGGACGTTGACATATGACGAAGTGTGAGTGGGGCAGCGGTGAGCTGCCAACTGACTGACGACAATAGCAAACCGCCCCGCACCAAGCGCaccgagcacctcgagcggATATGGAACGAGTACCCCTCTGGCCTGCTGGACCTGACTGTCGAtgggctgcgcgcggccgacccGAGCACGACgtacggcgaggaggaggccgagaaggaggacggggccgaggtggtcgcgcgcgagggcggcaagctcATGAGCGTCGAGGACATGGAGGCGCTGCGTACGGAAGTGTTCTCGAACCTCAAGTGGGTAATAGGGTCTTGATGATCACTTACCCGCTCAGTGACGCCCGCAACGAGCTCTGGTTcatcctcgagctggccaagacgctcgccgcgtcggccgacaTCCCGTCCAACCCTCCGCCCGAGCCGATCCCCGCTGCCCCAACACCAAAGAAggcaaagggcaagggcctGTCGCTCGTGCCGtccgtcgcgtcgagcgtgcccccgcccgcgacgagcgcggagggcgagccgCCCGTCCTCCCAGCAGGCACGTACActgccacgccgagcgctgcgccggtgcgctcggccgcggcgcgcgcgcacgcgctcgaaCTCGCGCTGGCCGCGAAACAGCGTGCGCTGGACGACTGCGGCGCGCtgatcgacgccgcggtcgacgagctgcgcgtcatggccgacgcgagcgcgcggttcACTTCCGACGTGGTGCGCCTCAAgtctggcgccgacggcgggcaGTGGGCCGTCGTCCCGCGGCCCAACTTTGGCGGCCgggccaccgccgacgagatggcaaaggacgtcgtcgtgccgtacgcgctcgacgaggcgcagcccgcgctgcgcgcgcgctcgctcgcagcgttcgacctcgacccccgCAAGGTCGACTCGCTGAGCTTCGGCGCCAGGTCGTACCTCCGCCTCCGGGTGCTCGTGCGCTCGCCCGCCAACGGCCCGcagacgacgtcgcggccctACGCGGCCACGGCGGAGGACACGACCGACGTGTGTGCTGCTATCCAGGCGGCGCAGACTGAGACGGTGGATGAGGACCTGTTCAACGAGATCCGCAACGAGGTGTCCCGCCTCGACGGGGCGACGATCGAGCCGCAGAATATCTCGCTTCGggtcggcaaggaggagctcaCGTTCCAGCTGTACGACACGCGCGAGAcgcccgccccgctgccCGAGTCACCCATGTGCGACATTCtgctcggcgcagcgcgcatgGGGCTCATGCACACGTACCGCCGGCGCAAGCAGCGCCTGATTGACCCgctgcccgtcgcgccgccgtcgtcgtcgtcggcgtcgacgtcgggctcgtcgagcaactcgccgccgagcagcatTCTCCTCCCGATCGTCCACGTGCTGCAGTACAACGCGGTGTGCCGTGCGGTGCGGCCCGCACTCGACGCGTTCCACAACACGCTGTCGGCCGCCGGGCTGACAAGCACCCTCGTGGAgcggagcagctcgaccgaCAGCGCGGACGGCGTGTTAGGCCTGCTGagcgccaaggccaaggtcgacgtgctcggcacAGTGTTCacgctcgaggtggtcggATGGTACGTTTAGCGCGCAAAAcacagctcacacccccagccaGGGCGTTACAGTCAACATTACTGCCCCGGCGCAGATCCACCTCGcgaccccgcgcgcgacctttgccctccgcgacgtcgagcacctgGGCCGCATCGTCTCGGACACGATGGTCGCGCAGCTGCAGGAGTTTGCGTTCGCGAGCATGCGGGAcacggcgacagcggcgacgggcgacgaggacagcaGGGTGTGGTATGACGAGCTGGACGGGtcggtcgtcgccggcgcgttgGGGCCGTTGAGGTGAGCTTGCCCGCCTGGCTTCAAGCTAACCCCGCAGCATTTCAttctcgagcgccgccctccgcgcgtgggtcgacgccgaggacgcgcccGCGCCATACGACTctgccgaggccgctcaGCCGTTCACCGAGTGGCTGGCCGACCTGGCCCGCGCGATCCCTCATGAGGCGGCGGAGTAGTAGCGGTGCGCTGTGGCGTTCGCTGATCACCGACCAACCGCTCCgcacggccggccggccggcgcttACTGCGACGTGACTCGTGCTCCATCTTTTCCGTATGGCATACCCATGCATACATGTCATTGTCGACGCCAGCGGGCTCGTGCTTACAGAGCCTGTACTTGCTGTGCTTGCTGTGCTTGCTTACAAGTCAAGAGTCACCGAGGCCTCctcggtcgacgtcgacatgagCTAGTGACTGACTTGCCCGTTGCCACCGACCGGGCAACGCTTCTGCGATCATCCGCATCCGAAAGACAATAACAATTCCTCGGCCAACTGCCCACGACCTGCCCACTCAATGCCTCGGCCTGATATGATATCATCCATGAACTACAATCTACACTGGAAGCTACTCGTCTCTTTTCGCTCTGGACGACgcatgctcgctcgctctgACAACACTGCACCACGACGACTGCGCGCTCGCTTATTCGGCGACGAAGACACCGGCAGCACCCATGCCGGTACCGATGCACATGGAGGTGACGAagaccttggccttggagcgcttggcctcggcgaaggcagtggcgagctggcgggcaCCGGTGGCACCGAGGGGGTGGCCGAGAGCAATGGCACCACCGTTGGGGTTGACCTTCTCGTAGGGGATGCCGACAGTGTCAATCGACATGATGGCCTGCGAGGCAAAGGCCTCGTTGATCTCGTAgaagtcgacgtcgtccttggTGATGCCGGCGTTCTTGAGGGCAGCGGGGATGGCAAAGGCGGGGCCGACACCCATGATGTTGGGGGGAACACCAACAACGGCCGAGGTGACGTACTTGCCGAGGATGGGGAGGCCGAGCTTCTGGGCGACcgagcggcgggcgaggagaacggcggcggcaccgtccGAGACCTGCGAGGCGTTACCGGCGTGGGTGACACCGTCCTTCTTGAAGGCGGGCTTGATCTTGGAGAGCGACTCGGCAGTGACACCGCCACGGATTccatcgtcggcgtcgacaatgacctccttctcctcctcggtcttgGGGTCGGTCCACTTG
Encoded here:
- the MAK3 gene encoding N-alpha-acetyltransferase 30; amino-acid sequence: MAESIPGAVAGPSTPAVPSPAPAPTSPFIDRRGDTLAVRTFRDEDTDLGHITRLCEEELSEPYNVYTFRYFLSEWPHLTFFVYPSASDPTPIATIICKQDTHRERTNRGYIGMLSVQRAWRRRGIARRLVELAIDEMEARGAQEIVLETEFDNNPSLTLYEKLGFVREKRLHRFYSNGKDAFRLILPLASYPGTESEEADRGRWLVAQGPDSSDLDYILAGPQEMPDMTAGWPDVSRLTLVPPSQRARPDYII